A single window of Thermodesulfobacteriota bacterium DNA harbors:
- a CDS encoding hydrogenase iron-sulfur subunit has product MAYCCEHUAYSAADLAGSMRLSYPTNVKIVKVPCTGRVDVLLILRAFESGVDGVYLAGCLEGECHFLRGNLRAKKRVEYVKGLLEEVGLGAGRLEMYNMSSAQGQRFAEVAREMTERIRALGPSPLRRRS; this is encoded by the coding sequence TTGGCTTACTGCTGTGAGCATTGAGCCTACAGTGCGGCGGACCTGGCAGGTTCGATGAGGCTTTCGTATCCGACGAACGTAAAGATTGTGAAGGTCCCTTGCACGGGTCGGGTGGATGTGTTGTTGATCCTTCGGGCCTTCGAGTCCGGGGTGGACGGGGTCTATTTGGCCGGGTGCCTGGAGGGGGAGTGTCACTTCCTGAGGGGGAACCTTCGGGCGAAGAAGCGGGTGGAGTATGTGAAGGGGTTGCTCGAGGAGGTGGGGTTGGGGGCGGGTCGTTTGGAGATGTACAACATGAGTTCAGCCCAGGGTCAGCGCTTTGCGGAGGTGGCCCGGGAGATGACCGAGAGGATAAGGGCCTTGGGGCCATCGCCCTTGAGAAGAAGGTCCTGA
- a CDS encoding response regulator — protein MAKKILIVDDDPDLVEAVSMILEAKNYEVSAAYGGIEGLQKARSESPDLIVLDVMMPDKDGYAVCKELKADPQLRNIPVLLLTAVVSKIATTRYTQQMGMETEADDYIDKPVEPEVLVKRIETLLSK, from the coding sequence ATGGCGAAGAAGATCTTGATCGTCGACGACGATCCCGATTTGGTGGAAGCCGTTTCCATGATCCTCGAGGCGAAGAATTACGAGGTCTCGGCGGCCTACGGAGGCATCGAGGGATTGCAGAAGGCCAGGTCTGAAAGTCCCGATCTCATCGTCCTCGACGTGATGATGCCGGACAAGGACGGGTACGCCGTTTGTAAGGAATTGAAAGCCGACCCTCAGTTGCGAAACATTCCCGTCCTCCTCCTGACGGCCGTGGTCTCCAAGATCGCCACCACCCGTTACACCCAGCAGATGGGGATGGAGACCGAAGCGGACGATTACATCGATAAACCGGTTGAGCCCGAGGTCTTGGTAAAGAGGATCGAGACCCTGCTCTCCAAATGA
- a CDS encoding methylenetetrahydrofolate reductase has protein sequence MKTKSNIERILESGQFVVTSECGPPRGADPEVIRRKGALLKGVVDAVNVTDNQTSVVRMSSLSSCLILKEMGFDPILQMVCRDRNRIAIQSDILGAAALGINNILCLTGDHQKFGDHPKAKNVFDLDSIQLIQTVRWMRDEGKFLGGEELKGRPMLFIGAAENPFADPFEIRAARLAKKVRAGVEFLQTQCIYNVPRFEKWMEMVRDRGLHEKVAILAGVTPLKSVGMARYMKTQVPGMDVPDELIERLRGVPKERQAEEGIKICVETIQRLREIPGVRGVHIMAIEWEEKVREIAEMAGLLPRPQLT, from the coding sequence ATGAAGACAAAGTCCAACATCGAGCGGATTTTGGAGTCGGGGCAGTTCGTGGTGACCTCGGAGTGCGGGCCGCCGAGGGGGGCGGATCCGGAGGTGATCCGCAGGAAAGGGGCCTTGCTCAAAGGGGTGGTCGATGCGGTCAACGTGACGGACAACCAGACCTCGGTGGTCCGGATGAGTTCGCTCTCGTCGTGTCTGATCCTGAAGGAGATGGGGTTTGACCCGATCCTCCAGATGGTCTGTCGGGATCGGAACCGCATCGCGATCCAGAGCGACATCCTGGGGGCGGCGGCCTTGGGGATCAACAACATCCTCTGTCTCACCGGAGATCACCAGAAGTTCGGGGATCATCCCAAGGCGAAGAACGTCTTCGACCTCGATTCGATTCAGCTCATCCAGACGGTGAGGTGGATGCGGGATGAGGGGAAGTTTTTGGGAGGGGAGGAGCTCAAGGGTCGTCCCATGCTCTTCATCGGCGCGGCGGAGAACCCCTTTGCCGATCCCTTTGAGATCCGGGCGGCGAGGTTGGCCAAGAAGGTCCGGGCGGGAGTGGAGTTTTTGCAGACCCAGTGTATCTACAATGTGCCACGGTTCGAGAAGTGGATGGAAATGGTGAGGGATCGGGGGTTGCACGAGAAGGTGGCGATTTTGGCCGGGGTGACGCCTCTGAAGTCGGTGGGGATGGCCCGCTACATGAAGACGCAGGTCCCCGGGATGGATGTGCCCGATGAGCTGATCGAGAGGCTTCGGGGAGTCCCCAAGGAGAGGCAGGCCGAGGAGGGGATCAAGATCTGTGTCGAGACGATCCAGAGGCTCCGGGAGATCCCCGGGGTCCGGGGCGTCCACATCATGGCCATCGAGTGGGAGGAGAAGGTCAGGGAGATCGCCGAGATGGCCGGCCTGCTCCCCAGACCTCAGTTGACATAA
- a CDS encoding methylenetetrahydrofolate reductase C-terminal domain-containing protein, whose translation MIVANRKGFEEILGMLKPYKKVLLLGCNECVTVCAVGGEREVGVLASELRLHRAAQGEAIEIREHTLERQCDHEYIDQIRPFVGEYEVILSMACGAGIQYVAEKYRDKVVLPAVDTSFLGVTLEQGVWAERCQGCGQCVLHLTAGVCPIARCAKSLLNGPCGGSSQGKCEVDRDLDCGWQLIIDRLKALGQLDRYEEILPIKDWTFSRDGGPRKRVREDLRL comes from the coding sequence ATGATCGTGGCCAATCGGAAGGGTTTTGAGGAGATTTTAGGGATGCTCAAACCGTACAAAAAGGTGCTCCTTTTGGGGTGTAACGAGTGTGTGACGGTCTGCGCGGTGGGAGGGGAGCGGGAGGTGGGGGTGTTGGCCTCGGAGCTGAGGCTTCATCGGGCGGCTCAGGGCGAGGCGATCGAGATCCGGGAGCATACCTTGGAGCGTCAGTGTGACCATGAGTATATTGACCAGATCCGGCCCTTTGTGGGGGAGTACGAGGTGATCCTCTCGATGGCCTGCGGCGCGGGGATTCAATATGTGGCGGAGAAGTATCGGGACAAGGTGGTCCTGCCCGCGGTGGATACGAGCTTTTTGGGGGTGACCTTGGAGCAGGGGGTGTGGGCGGAGCGGTGTCAGGGGTGTGGGCAGTGTGTGCTCCATCTGACGGCTGGGGTCTGTCCCATCGCCCGCTGTGCCAAAAGTCTTCTCAACGGGCCTTGCGGAGGCTCCTCTCAGGGCAAGTGTGAGGTGGATCGGGATCTGGACTGTGGTTGGCAGCTTATCATCGATCGGCTCAAGGCCCTGGGTCAGCTTGATCGATATGAAGAGATCCTCCCGATCAAGGACTGGACCTTTTCGAGGGACGGGGGTCCTCGGAAGCGGGTGAGGGAGGATCTCCGGTTGTGA